One part of the Phoenix dactylifera cultivar Barhee BC4 chromosome 4, palm_55x_up_171113_PBpolish2nd_filt_p, whole genome shotgun sequence genome encodes these proteins:
- the LOC103705607 gene encoding eukaryotic translation initiation factor 5-like, with product MALQNIGASNSDDAFYRYKMPKMITKIEGRGNGIKTNIVNMVDIAKALARPASYTTKYFGCELGAQSKFDEKTGTSLVNGAHETAKLAGLLENFIKKYVQCYGCGNPETEIIITKNQMLTLKCAACGFVSDVDMRDKLTTFILKNPPEQKKGAKGKKGLRRAEKERLKEGEAADEEQKKLKKDTKKKGTTTSKDGASSKVAAAAKKKANGGGSDEDRSASPAGSQHGDDNAANDDDGDDVQWQTDTSLEAAKQRIQEQLNAATAEMVMLATNEPDEKQQPRKAKEESPVNGTAKAAGKAAGATQNGVNSNNHETLLKEIKGKLSKGSAPGQLRTFLGSVAESPQEVMTALFEALFDGAGKGFAKEVGKKKNYISAAVQDEGSQMLLLRTIEAFCGKCSGDAVKEVALVLKVLYDGDVLEEESIVQWYEEGLAAGKSSQALKIAKPFVEWLQNAESESEGE from the coding sequence ATGGCCTTGCAGAATATCGGTGCTTCAAACAGCGATGATGCCTTCTATAGGTACAAGATGCCCAAGATGATAACCAAAATAGAAGGCCGTGGAAATGGCATCAAGACTAACATTGTGAACATGGTGGATATTGCGAAGGCATTGGCCAGGCCCGCATCTTACACTACAAAATATTTTGGATGTGAGCTTGGAGCACAGTCGAAATTTGATGAAAAAACAGGGACTTCCTTGGTCAATGGGGCCCATGAAACTGCCAAGCTAGCTGGACTTCTggagaatttcatcaagaaatATGTTCAGTGTTACGGATGTGGCAACCCGGAGACTGAGATCATCATCACTAAGAACCAGATGCTAACACTGAAATGCGCAGCCTGTGGCTTTGTGTCTGATGTTGACATGAGGGACAAGCTGACAACCTTCATCTTGAAGAACCCTCCTGAGCAGAAGAAGGGAGCAAAGGGCAAGAAGGGTTTGAGGAGGGCAGAGAAGGAGCGGTTAAAGGAAGGGGAGGCTGCTGATGAGGAGCAGAAGAAGCTGAAGAAGGACACGAAGAAGAAAGGAACAACCACTTCCAAGGATGGAGCTTCTTCGAaggttgctgctgctgcaaaGAAGAAAGCCAATGGTGGCGGCTCTGATGAAGATCGTTCAGCCTCACCTGCTGGCAGCCAGCATGGCGATGACAATGCAGCTAATGACGACGACGGTGACGATGTGCAGTGGCAGACAGATACATCGCTTGAAGCTGCGAAGCAGCGTATCCAGGAACAATTGAATGCTGCGACGGCCGAGATGGTGATGCTCGCCACCAACGAGCCAGACGAGAAGCAGCAGCCCCGGAAGGCAAAGGAGGAGAGCCCTGTCAATGGTACTGCGAAGGCTGCAGGCAAAGCTGCTGGTGCAACCCAAAATGGTGTCAATTCTAACAATCATGAAACACTGCTTAAGGAGATCAAGGGCAAGCTGAGCAAGGGGTCTGCACCAGGCCAGCTTCGCACCTTTCTGGGTTCTGTTGCGGAATCTCCTCAGGAAGTCATGACAGCCCTGTTCGAAGCACTCTTCGATGGTGCTGGGAAGGGATTTGCCAAAGAGGTGGGCAAGAAAAAGAATTACATCAGTGCTGCCGTGCAGGATGAAGGATCCCAGATGCTTCTGCTCCGAACCATCGAAGCTTTCTGCGGCAAGTGCAGCGGAGATGCCGTGAAAGAGGTGGCGCTTGTTCTGAAGGTCCTCTACGATGGAGACGTTCTGGAGGAGGAGAGCATTGTCCAGTGGTACGAGGAAGGGCTAGCGGCCGGCAAAAGCTCTCAGGCGTTGAAGATTGCGAAGCCCTTTGTGGAGTGGCTGCAAAATGCCGAGTCTGAATCTGAGGGAGAGTAG
- the LOC103705608 gene encoding uncharacterized protein LOC103705608, with amino-acid sequence MGNYVSCALSTVPSSRARAVKVILPSGDVRRIIDGPVNAAEIMLDTPGHFLVNSRSMQLGRRFAALSADEDLEMGDVFVMMPMKRLNSIITAADMARLLLAANKEVRKSRVQPDSSSSSSSQGSPANPVAAPALDDVDDDVPTAMGTGEFKYRLSMCRSRKPTLETIAEEGIISR; translated from the coding sequence ATGGGCAACTACGTCTCCTGCGCCCTCTCCACCGTTCCGAGCAGCAGAGCAAGAGCCGTCAAGGTTATCCTGCCGAGCGGCGACGTCCGGCGTATCATCGACGGGCCGGTGAACGCGGCCGAGATCATGCTCGACACCCCCGGACACTTCCTCGTGAACTCGCGCTCCATGCAGCTCGGTCGGCGCTTCGCGGCGCTCTCCGCCGACGAGGACCTCGAGATGGGTGACGTCTTCGTTATGATGCCTATGAAGAGACTCAACTCCATCATAACTGCGGCTGATATGGCTAGATTGTTGCTGGCTGCTAACAAAGAAGTCCGGAAGTCGAGGGTCCAGCCggattcttcctcttcctcctcgtcGCAAGGGTCGCCGGCGAATCCCGTGGCGGCGCCGGCCTTGGATGATGTGGACGACGACGTTCCGACGGCGATGGGGACAGGGGAGTTTAAGTACAGATTGAGCATGTGCCGGTCGAGGAAACCGACGTTGGAGACCATCGCAGAGGAGGGCATCATCTCAAGATGA
- the LOC103705609 gene encoding 2Fe-2S ferredoxin-like isoform X2, protein MFLSRLSRLGLRIAKDSGQFSTIKRGYFSRHFSHNLHPVNNCFFCTTTIDNIHEEGSEQKETISVTFVDKDGEEKLIKVPIGMSMLEAAHQNDIDLEGACEGSLACSTCHVIIMDVDYYKKLEEPTDEENDMLDLAFGLTETSRLGCQVIAKPELDGMRLALPAATRNFAVDGYKPKPH, encoded by the exons ATGTTTCTGTCAAGACTCTCACGGCTCGGTCTCCGGATTGCAAAAGACTCAG GTCaattttctacaattaaaagAGGCTACTTTAGTAGGCATTTCAGTCATAATTTACACCCTGTG AATAACTGTTTTTTTTGTACTACAACCATTGATAACATTCATGAGGAAGGGAGCGAGCAGAAAGAAAC AATATCTGTGACATTTGTCGACAAAGATGGAGAAGAGAAGCTTATCAAGGTTCCTATTGGAATGTCAATGTTGGAAGCTGCTCACCAAAATGACATAGATTTAGAAG GGGCTTGCGAGGGCTCACTTGCATGTTCAACCTGTCATGTGATTATAATG GATGTGGATTATTACAAAAAGTTAGAAGAGCCAACTGATGAAGAAAATGACATGTTGGACCTTGCATTTGGGCTTACGGAAAC GTCCCGTCTTGGTTGTCAAGTAATTGCAAAGCCCGAGCTTGATGGAATGCGCTTAGCACTGCCGGCAGCAACGCGGAACTTTGCTGTTGATGGGTATAAACCAAAACCACACTGA
- the LOC103705609 gene encoding 2Fe-2S ferredoxin-like isoform X1, with product MFLSRLSRLGLRIAKDSGQFSTIKRGYFSRHFSHNLHPVNNCFFCTTTIDNIHEEGSEQKETISVTFVDKDGEEKLIKVPIGMSMLEAAHQNDIDLEVSVTFPANVMSGACEGSLACSTCHVIIMDVDYYKKLEEPTDEENDMLDLAFGLTETSRLGCQVIAKPELDGMRLALPAATRNFAVDGYKPKPH from the exons ATGTTTCTGTCAAGACTCTCACGGCTCGGTCTCCGGATTGCAAAAGACTCAG GTCaattttctacaattaaaagAGGCTACTTTAGTAGGCATTTCAGTCATAATTTACACCCTGTG AATAACTGTTTTTTTTGTACTACAACCATTGATAACATTCATGAGGAAGGGAGCGAGCAGAAAGAAAC AATATCTGTGACATTTGTCGACAAAGATGGAGAAGAGAAGCTTATCAAGGTTCCTATTGGAATGTCAATGTTGGAAGCTGCTCACCAAAATGACATAGATTTAGAAG TTTCAGTAACATTTCCTGCTAACGTGATGTCAGGGGCTTGCGAGGGCTCACTTGCATGTTCAACCTGTCATGTGATTATAATG GATGTGGATTATTACAAAAAGTTAGAAGAGCCAACTGATGAAGAAAATGACATGTTGGACCTTGCATTTGGGCTTACGGAAAC GTCCCGTCTTGGTTGTCAAGTAATTGCAAAGCCCGAGCTTGATGGAATGCGCTTAGCACTGCCGGCAGCAACGCGGAACTTTGCTGTTGATGGGTATAAACCAAAACCACACTGA